The Saprospiraceae bacterium genome contains the following window.
ACCAAGGACCTGCGGATTAACAGTCCGACGCTCTAACCAACTGAGCTAAGGAGGCTTATTAAAACGGACTGCAAATATAAACCCAATGTGCAATTCCGGAAAAAAAATCTACTCTGAACTAAGGCTTGCCTGAATTAAGGCCCGATTCATCCGTGCTATATTTTCAAGGCTGATCTCTTTAGGACATTCTGCTTCACAGGCTCCTATATTGCTGCAAAAGCCAAAGCCTTCAGCATCCATCTGCTTAACCATATCTTGTGTCCGCCTCAGATGTTCGACTTTACCTTGTGGCAACAAACCCAAATGTGAAATTTTAGCAGCTGTAAACAACATGGCCGAACCATTTGGACATGCTGCAACACAAGCCCCACAACCAATACAAGCAGCCGCATCAAACGCTTTAGAAGACTGCTCTCTGGAAACCGGTATCGCATTTCCATCCTGTGCCTGACCTGTATTTACCGAAATAAAACCACCTGCCTGGATGATGCGATCAAAAGCAGAGCGGTCCACCACCAAATCCTTAACAACAGGAAACGACCTCGCACGAAATGGTTCAATGACAATATCATCTCCATTTTTAAAATAGCGCATATGCAATTGACAGGTTGTAGTCCCTCCATTTGGTCCATGTGGTCTTCCATTGATCACCATACTGCAAGCTCCACAAATTCCTTCTCTGCAATCATGATCAAAAGCTACCGGATCTTTTTTTGCATCAATCAATTGTTCATTCAATACATCCAGCATTTCTAAAAACGACATGTGTTCATTAGCAAGCACTTCGTAATTTTCAAAAGCACCTTTTGCTTCACTATTTTTTTGACGCCAGATTTTTAAATTAAGTTTCATTTTAGATAGTTGATAGTTGTTAGTTGACAGTTGTTAGTTGACAGTTTGAGGTGTTAGTTATTTTAGGTTTGAATTTTTGTAATAATTTATCAGTCCCTGAATTAGTTTTTTACATTCTGTAACTAAATCTATCATTCTTAAAAGATGATTTGCATCAATCAATTCCTTATCCGCAATCAAAAAAATAAGTGTTTCTGTTTCATTTAAAGATGCTTTTGATATGGACAAAAACTGAATGGTTTCTTTTTTGTATTGTCTTCCAATACCCTCAGCTATATTTGAAGGTACCGACACCACTGCTCTTGAAAGTTGATCTATCAACACCCGCTCTTTAAAAATTTCAATCGTATTAATGATTTCATAAACATTCTTCACAAGCAAACGACTTTTTTGCCAAACAATCAGGTCTTTGTAATCCATCAAATTAGTTTTAAAATAATTCGTACTAAATATTTTCAAACTATTCTTGACAAACTAAATAAGCCCCAATTTTATTTATAATTTATCTTCTCCCTAACACCTAACATCCATCTCTTCAAACTTCCAACTATCACCTAACAACTATCACCTATCAACTATCACCTATCAACTATCAACTATCAACTAACAACTATCAACTATCCCCTATTTATAGCTTCTGCTTGCAATTTTTACATTTTCAAATTCCAATTTTTCTTTTATTAATTCCGGTTCGTTTTCGAGATTTGGCCAGAACCAGGCAGCGACATAGGCAAAGTTTTCATCGTCGCGTAAAGTTTCACCTTCACCCGTTTGGTATTCTTCCCTAAAATGGCCACCGCAAGATTCATTTCGATGCAAGGCATCTACAATCATTAGTTCGCCCAATTCAATAAAATCTGCAACGCGACCTGCTTTTTCCAATTCTGGATTAAATTCATTTGTTGATCCTGGTACGAATACATCTTTCCAAAAATCCGTGCGCAATTCCTGAATCAATTTTCTGGCTTTTTGCAATCCTTCTGCACTTCGTGCCATTCCGCAATAATCCCACATAATTTTTCCAAGACGGCGATGAAAGGATTCAACAGATGTATTTCCTTTTATGCCAATCAATTGATTTAATCGTTGTTGAACCTTTTCTTCTGCACTTATAAATGCAGCATCATTCGGATCAATTTTTGCAGTGCGGATATCTTCTGATAAAAAATTACCAATGGTATAGGGCAACACAAAATAACCATCTGCGAGTCCTTGCATCAAAGCCGATGCACCCAGGCGATTGGCTCCATGATCAGAAAAATTGGCTTCTCCCGTTGCAAATAAACCCGGAATATTGGTTTCCAAATTATAATCTACCCACAATCCACCCATCGTATAATGGACAGCAGGATATATTTTCATCGGTGTTTTATATGGATTTTCACCAGTAATTTTTTCATACATTTCAAACAGATTGCCGTATTTCTCTTCGACCTGTTTTTCACCCAATGAACGAATGGTTAATTCATCGGGATTATGTAAACCCAAAACATGTGCTTTTGATTTTCCATATCGTTGGATCGCGGCAGTAAAATCAAGATAAACCGCAAGTCCGGTAGGACTTACACCCAAGCCTTTATCACATTCCACTTTTGCAGCACGGGAAGCCACATCTCTGGGAACTAAATTTCCAAATGCAGGATAGCGACGTTCTAAAAAATAGTCACGATCCGATTCTAAAATATCATTTGCTGATTTTTTTCCATTCCGAATGGCTTCAGCATCCTCTTTTTTGGCTGGTACCCAAACGCGACCATCGTTTCGAAGCGATTCAGACATCAGCGTCAATTTGGATTGATAATCGCCAGATACCGGAATACACGTTGGATGAATTTGTGTAAAACAAGGATTTGCCAAATAGGCTCCCTGGCGCACTGCTTTCCAGATGGCAGTTGCATTAGAACCCATGGCGTTGGTAGATAAGTAAAAAACGTTTCCATAACCGCCCGTTCCTAAAACCACACAATGCGCTCCAAAACGTTCTAGTTTACCATTCAATAAATTACGCGCAATGATGCCTCTGGCTTTCCCATCAATTAAAACCAATTCCAACATTTCATGGCGATTGTACATTTTTACATTCCCCAAAGAAATTTGTCTGCTCAAGGATTGATAGGCACCAATTAATAATTGTTGTCCGGTTTGTCCTCTTGCATAAAAGGTACGACTCACCTGAACCCCACCAAATGAGCGGTTCTCCAACAAGCCTCCATATTCTCTGGCAAAAGGAACCCCCTGTGCTACGGCTTGATCTATAATGGCTGCACTGACTTCGGCCAAACGATACACATTGGCTTCGCGCGCACGATAATCCCCTCCCTTGATTGTATCATAAAATAAACGATAGACACTGTCTCCATCATTCATATAATTTTTAGCAGCATTGATTCCACCTTGTGCAGCGATGCTGTGTGCTCTTCTGGGACTGTCATGAAATGTAAAACAATGGACCTGGTAACCCAATTCACCCAGACTGGCAGCTGCTGCAGCTCCTGCCAATCCAGTGCCCACCACGATGATGTCTATTTTACGTTTATTGGCCGGTGATACTAAAGGTACTTTAGATTTATAACTGGTCCATTTCTTATCAAGCGTTCCTTCCGGTATTTTTGATTGGATGGTTTTCATATTCAATTAAGCCTGCGTTAAATAAATATAGATCGGTAAAATTGCAAATCCCAATGGAACTAAAATAGCATACAGCCATCCAAGAGTCCGAATGAGTCCGTTGTATTTTTTATGATTAATTCCCAATGATTGAAATGCTGAATGAAATCCATGGATTAAATGCATCGCAATGAATATCATAGAAACAGTATAAAAAATTACATACCCAATATTTTTATACACTTCAACAACCGGAGTATATAAATCCTGATAATCATGATCATGGCCCGGATATTGTAAAACAGGAACAGCCCCTAATTTCATTTGCAACCAAAACTGATACATATGTATCACTAGAAATACTAAAATTAAAAGTCCCAAATGAATCATATATCTTGCAAAAAAACTGTCACTGGTATTTGTTGAAACCGCATACTTGCTTCCTTTGGCTTTTCGATTTACCCAAGCCAGATAGATTCCCTGAATGCTGTGAAGTATAATGGTAAAATATAATGAATACGAAATCAATTTAATCAGCGGATTGTGCGTCATAAAATAGGTGTACAAATTAAATTGCATGCCCTGATCATCTCTGAGCAATTGCAAATTACCCAATAAGTGTACGATCAGGAAAAGCATTAAAAAGATCCCGCTCAGACTCATGACCACTTTCCGGCCGATCGATGATCGAAATAAAAAATCAATGAACCATTTCATAGATTAGACTGGTTTTCAGCGGCAAAGCTATGATGGAAATGCCAATAATGGAATGCCAAACTGCATTATAATTGAAGTCAGCAACAACGTAAAAAAACCAAATAATAAAATTAATTACTGAGATTGTACCTAATAAAAATTTGGAATTTCAGGCATTTGCTTAAATGGCTTGTTCGAGGTCTGCTATCAAATCACTTACATCCTCCACACCAATACTTAATCGAATCAAACTGTCGGTAAGTCCATTGGCGAGCCGATCCTCTTTTGGAATTGAAGCATGGGTCATGCTGGCAGGATGACCGATTAATGATTCCACCCCTCCAAGGGATTCTGCACAAGCAAAAATTTTGGTTTTTGAAAGGATGCCTTTAGCCGTTTCAAATTGACCATCTTTCAAATCAAATGAAATCATTGCTCCAAAATCATTCATTTGTTTTTTGGCTATCACATGTCCCGGATGATCTTCAAACCCCGGAAACAGGACTTTAGAGATTTTGGGATGTTTTACTAAATAATTAGCAATCTGATTTGCATTATCGCATGAACGTTGAACTCTTAAATGGAGGGTTTTAATGCCTCGCAATACTAAAAAACAATCCATCGGACCCGGAACGGCCCCACTGGCATTTTGGATGAATTTAAGTGCCTCGTACAATTCTTTGGTCTTGCTGATGATCGCACCATGGACCACATCGGAATGTCCTCCTAAATATTTTGTAGCTGAATGCAACACTAAATCTGCACCTAAGTCTAAAGGTGTTTGTAAATATGGAGAAGCGAAGGTATTATCAACACAAACTAAGATATTTCGTTGTTTAGCGATTTGGCAGATGGCAGCAATGTCAACAATATTTAACATTGGATTTGTTGGCGTTTCTATCCAGATCAATTTGGTGTTGTCTTTAATTTGGGATGCAACAAACTGAGCATCTTGCATGGGTATAAATCTGCTATCAATTCCAAATTGTTTAAATATTCGCACAAGCAAGCGATACGAGCCTCCATACAAATCGTTTGTTGCGAGCACTTCATCTCCACTTTTCAATAATTTAATGACTGCATCCATAGCGGCCAATCCGCTGCCAAAACAAATTCCACCAAAACCAT
Protein-coding sequences here:
- a CDS encoding succinate dehydrogenase/fumarate reductase iron-sulfur subunit, giving the protein MKLNLKIWRQKNSEAKGAFENYEVLANEHMSFLEMLDVLNEQLIDAKKDPVAFDHDCREGICGACSMVINGRPHGPNGGTTTCQLHMRYFKNGDDIVIEPFRARSFPVVKDLVVDRSAFDRIIQAGGFISVNTGQAQDGNAIPVSREQSSKAFDAAACIGCGACVAACPNGSAMLFTAAKISHLGLLPQGKVEHLRRTQDMVKQMDAEGFGFCSNIGACEAECPKEISLENIARMNRALIQASLSSE
- a CDS encoding four helix bundle protein, translated to MDYKDLIVWQKSRLLVKNVYEIINTIEIFKERVLIDQLSRAVVSVPSNIAEGIGRQYKKETIQFLSISKASLNETETLIFLIADKELIDANHLLRMIDLVTECKKLIQGLINYYKNSNLK
- a CDS encoding fumarate reductase/succinate dehydrogenase flavoprotein subunit; this translates as MKTIQSKIPEGTLDKKWTSYKSKVPLVSPANKRKIDIIVVGTGLAGAAAAASLGELGYQVHCFTFHDSPRRAHSIAAQGGINAAKNYMNDGDSVYRLFYDTIKGGDYRAREANVYRLAEVSAAIIDQAVAQGVPFAREYGGLLENRSFGGVQVSRTFYARGQTGQQLLIGAYQSLSRQISLGNVKMYNRHEMLELVLIDGKARGIIARNLLNGKLERFGAHCVVLGTGGYGNVFYLSTNAMGSNATAIWKAVRQGAYLANPCFTQIHPTCIPVSGDYQSKLTLMSESLRNDGRVWVPAKKEDAEAIRNGKKSANDILESDRDYFLERRYPAFGNLVPRDVASRAAKVECDKGLGVSPTGLAVYLDFTAAIQRYGKSKAHVLGLHNPDELTIRSLGEKQVEEKYGNLFEMYEKITGENPYKTPMKIYPAVHYTMGGLWVDYNLETNIPGLFATGEANFSDHGANRLGASALMQGLADGYFVLPYTIGNFLSEDIRTAKIDPNDAAFISAEEKVQQRLNQLIGIKGNTSVESFHRRLGKIMWDYCGMARSAEGLQKARKLIQELRTDFWKDVFVPGSTNEFNPELEKAGRVADFIELGELMIVDALHRNESCGGHFREEYQTGEGETLRDDENFAYVAAWFWPNLENEPELIKEKLEFENVKIASRSYK
- a CDS encoding succinate dehydrogenase cytochrome b subunit, whose product is MKWFIDFLFRSSIGRKVVMSLSGIFLMLFLIVHLLGNLQLLRDDQGMQFNLYTYFMTHNPLIKLISYSLYFTIILHSIQGIYLAWVNRKAKGSKYAVSTNTSDSFFARYMIHLGLLILVFLVIHMYQFWLQMKLGAVPVLQYPGHDHDYQDLYTPVVEVYKNIGYVIFYTVSMIFIAMHLIHGFHSAFQSLGINHKKYNGLIRTLGWLYAILVPLGFAILPIYIYLTQA
- a CDS encoding cystathionine gamma-synthase, whose protein sequence is MKFNTKVIHSGVHPDPSTGAIMTPIFQTSTYVQDGPGNHKGFEYARTQNPTRQVLEENLAALENGFGGICFGSGLAAMDAVIKLLKSGDEVLATNDLYGGSYRLLVRIFKQFGIDSRFIPMQDAQFVASQIKDNTKLIWIETPTNPMLNIVDIAAICQIAKQRNILVCVDNTFASPYLQTPLDLGADLVLHSATKYLGGHSDVVHGAIISKTKELYEALKFIQNASGAVPGPMDCFLVLRGIKTLHLRVQRSCDNANQIANYLVKHPKISKVLFPGFEDHPGHVIAKKQMNDFGAMISFDLKDGQFETAKGILSKTKIFACAESLGGVESLIGHPASMTHASIPKEDRLANGLTDSLIRLSIGVEDVSDLIADLEQAI